Proteins found in one Nocardia brasiliensis ATCC 700358 genomic segment:
- a CDS encoding DUF6895 family protein yields MAGRYLDAGLRGQVTGYPVWPPPSRIEYRGDGPILDEAVAWLHANLRWFDPDRWERMLPPRPFREGAALELLMLCRILRRGRFHDHPLIEGAVELAHSLAATDSFHAALGLGDDKFPYRTYLVALLADLGRPVPSAAERVRTVLATGCGGQHGAWRTPLSRLELHYVLELGQFPNPLPPIAELLELSIVAAAPDPLYLRDDEVYALTHVLFYATDFAARATPAEPELVEALRTLLGTYLALGDMDLAGELLLCLLAIGQPDCALTTHGWHTLARHRLSDGAVPGPLFDPARWSTLRGEVAEGYSFGTCHHTTMVAAMAAAERERHGAR; encoded by the coding sequence ATGGCCGGCCGCTACCTCGACGCGGGCCTGCGCGGACAGGTCACCGGCTACCCGGTCTGGCCTCCGCCCAGCCGGATCGAATACCGCGGCGACGGGCCGATTTTGGACGAGGCGGTGGCGTGGCTCCACGCCAACCTCCGTTGGTTCGACCCGGACAGGTGGGAGCGCATGCTGCCGCCCCGGCCATTCCGCGAAGGCGCCGCGCTCGAACTGCTCATGCTCTGTCGCATCCTGCGCCGTGGCCGATTCCACGATCATCCGCTCATCGAGGGGGCGGTCGAGCTGGCACATTCGCTGGCCGCCACGGACTCGTTCCACGCGGCACTGGGTCTCGGTGACGACAAATTTCCGTATCGCACGTACCTGGTCGCGCTGCTCGCCGATCTCGGTAGGCCGGTGCCGAGTGCCGCGGAGCGCGTTCGGACGGTCCTCGCCACCGGTTGCGGCGGCCAGCACGGTGCCTGGCGTACTCCGCTCAGTCGCCTGGAGTTGCACTATGTCCTCGAGCTCGGCCAGTTCCCCAACCCGTTGCCGCCGATCGCCGAGCTGCTCGAACTCTCCATCGTCGCGGCCGCGCCAGACCCCCTCTATCTGCGGGATGACGAGGTCTACGCGCTCACCCACGTCCTTTTCTACGCAACGGATTTCGCCGCACGGGCGACGCCGGCCGAGCCGGAACTCGTCGAGGCCCTGCGCACGCTGCTCGGCACCTATCTCGCCCTCGGAGACATGGATCTAGCGGGTGAACTACTGCTGTGTCTGCTGGCCATCGGACAGCCCGACTGCGCGTTGACCACGCACGGCTGGCACACACTGGCGCGGCACAGGCTGTCCGACGGCGCCGTGCCCGGTCCGCTCTTCGACCCGGCCCGCTGGTCGACTTTGCGCGGCGAGGTCGCCGAGGGCTATTCCTTCGGAACCTGCCACCACACCACCATGGTCGCGGCGATGGCCGCAGCAGAACGGGAGCGCCACGGTGCTCGATGA